The sequence CGAAGGAATATTTGAGGAGACACAAGGTAGATGACGTAATAGGCGAGATCGGATATATACTTTCCAGATATAAACGGATAAAAATGTTTATATTCGATGATGATGTGTTTACCTTTGACAAAGCGTGGCTCAAGGAATTTTCAGAAAAATACAGGGAAATAACCGACATCGGCTTTGTATGTAATGCGCATGCACGTATATTTGACGAAGATATGGCTCTATACCTTAAAAACGCAGGATGTAAAATAGTCAAATTCGGACTGGAAAGCGGCAGCGATAGAATACGAAGAAACGTGCTGAACAGGTATATGACAAATAAGGATATTGAACGGGCGTTTAAAGTATCACATAAATTTGGACTTCATACATCTGCATTTGTTATGATAGGATTGCCTCACGAAGAAAAAATTGATATGGTGGAAACAATGGACCTTCTTGGAAGGATACAGCCTGGAAGAATACGCTGGTCATTATTCTTTCCTTTTATTGGCACAAAGGCGTATGATATTGCAAAAAAGGCCGGTCAGATCGATTTTAACAAAATGGGTCTCCTCGATAATTTTACTGATGAGACCTGTATGATGCTCGGGGAAGATGCAGACCTTTTTGTAAATAAATTAAAGGCCATGTTCTGTCTGTTTTTGAACGGTTATGCAGATATGGACGGAAAGCAGAAATACATGCAGCTTGTCAGGGAGGTTGAGTCGGCGACAGCGGAAAGCTGGCATGAAAACAAAGAACTTTTTATACAGCGGATGAATATGCTGGATAAAGAGATGGAAGAACAAGAAAGGTGTTTCTACACAATAAAATACAATGCTTTTATGGGTGTGAGAAGTGACTGGAAAGACGATAGTTTATCTGCCTAACTGGCTGGGTGATATGGTGATGGCAATCCCTTTTCTTAATTCCCTGAGGGCATCCCTCAACGGTGATCTGTGGGGGATTGGAAAAGCAAACGCCATACATATTTACAACGGTCTCGGCATTTTTGACAGGTTTATGCCCTTGGAAAGCAGAGGGCCTATCCCGTTGCTTGATATGATAACCCTTGTGAAAGATCTTGATTTTGAGAGAGGCATTGCATTGCCCCATTCTTTCCGTTCTGCTCTTCTCTTCTATTTGGCCCGTATCAACGAAAGAATCGGATACCCCAGAAATAAGAGAGGTTTTATGCTCACGCAGCATGTGGCAGAAGGCAATATACTTGAACCCACCGTAGAGCATTACCTGAAGATTATTGATGCTCTGGGCGGTAAAAGGCTGTCTGATACACCTGCTCTTTGCGTTACGGAAGATGAGGAGCATAAATTTGACCAGAGCAATATGGATATTAATAAACCCTATGTGGCCTTTATTGTCGGTGCTCAATACGGTCCGTCAAAATGCTGGCCCCCCGGTCATTTCTCGAAACTTGCTGATATGATCGCAGAGAATTATGGTATGAAAGTATATGTATTACCGGGTAAAGGCGAGGAAGATCTTGCCCGTGAGATTTATAACGAAACTGAACGGAAAGAATTTATAGTAATAAAACCTATGGGCATAAGAGAGTTGAAGGTTTGCCTTTCAAGGGCATCGGTTGTTGTGAGCAATGATACGGGTCCAAGACATATTTCGGCAGCGCTTTCTGTACCCACTATTGTGCTTTTGGGACCTATGGATGAAAGGTATACCCAATATCCGAATAATTATACATATCAGATCAGCGAAAATATACCGTGCAGGCCCTGTAATAACAAAAAATGCAATAAAAACCACGAATGCCTGAAAGACATAAGCCCGAAAGAGGTATTTTTGAAGCTGGGAGAAATTATTGAAAAGAGGCAACAAAGTGAAGAAACTAAAGCCGGAAGGGAAAACAGGTGAAGGTGAAAAAAGAGAAGCATAAGGAAGAAGGGGTAGAACAGGGATTCAGCATAGAAAAAATCATCGGCCGGTTTAAAGGGAAAAAGATTTGTGTTATCGGGGATATCATCGCTGATGTCTATATCTTCGGAAAACCATACAGGCTTTCAAGAGAAGCACCCGTTGTTGTTGTAAAGCATGAAGAAGAAAGGATATATCCTGGCAGTGCAGGGAACACGATAAACAACCTTCTGACACTTGGAGCGCAGGTATTTCCCATTGGTTTTATCGGTGAGGACAATGCAGGGGACAGGCTGATGGAATATTTTTCCCGCTGCAAAAACGTAGTAATTGACGGACTTG is a genomic window of Pseudomonadota bacterium containing:
- the waaF gene encoding lipopolysaccharide heptosyltransferase II — translated: MTGKTIVYLPNWLGDMVMAIPFLNSLRASLNGDLWGIGKANAIHIYNGLGIFDRFMPLESRGPIPLLDMITLVKDLDFERGIALPHSFRSALLFYLARINERIGYPRNKRGFMLTQHVAEGNILEPTVEHYLKIIDALGGKRLSDTPALCVTEDEEHKFDQSNMDINKPYVAFIVGAQYGPSKCWPPGHFSKLADMIAENYGMKVYVLPGKGEEDLAREIYNETERKEFIVIKPMGIRELKVCLSRASVVVSNDTGPRHISAALSVPTIVLLGPMDERYTQYPNNYTYQISENIPCRPCNNKKCNKNHECLKDISPKEVFLKLGEIIEKRQQSEETKAGRENR
- a CDS encoding radical SAM protein; its protein translation is MKVLFIYPNLYAQIGFSYGISYISGLLKAKGIETYLLNVNEKLGYPLDFDRIKKDVLSIRPDFIGFSVLTNQYKYAIDIARSIKGYYDAPIVFGGIHPTMDPHDTIAEASVDYLCIGEGEEAFLELIQRGDPKGVRNIGYKDGGAVILEPLRPFTDITKLPFKDYDIFDFQQMIDAKDGWVGLLASRGCPFRCTYCLNHKIMKLYKDNGHLPKEYLRRHKVDDVIGEIGYILSRYKRIKMFIFDDDVFTFDKAWLKEFSEKYREITDIGFVCNAHARIFDEDMALYLKNAGCKIVKFGLESGSDRIRRNVLNRYMTNKDIERAFKVSHKFGLHTSAFVMIGLPHEEKIDMVETMDLLGRIQPGRIRWSLFFPFIGTKAYDIAKKAGQIDFNKMGLLDNFTDETCMMLGEDADLFVNKLKAMFCLFLNGYADMDGKQKYMQLVREVESATAESWHENKELFIQRMNMLDKEMEEQERCFYTIKYNAFMGVRSDWKDDSLSA